In Aegilops tauschii subsp. strangulata cultivar AL8/78 chromosome 3, Aet v6.0, whole genome shotgun sequence, one genomic interval encodes:
- the LOC120976391 gene encoding uncharacterized protein: MDISTVSIRPSTIIGPRAADSTSLRPGYPDWVLLNKTARISDQRNATTALCRTREGQAVAVSFWLVDPPAVSYFSVHCPGLEDDDFSDTPPFLLCAEGAFVVFCVTLDDSVHHFVYSARGIPRGKPSLHRLPDPKPRVEAFMSQQFGLLPCGNEHYAVAFLHHQWESSDQAWHYYAYIFSSETKTWKRSKEALLYLSKSDQLLFDRHASSKQITVGESSLGWVDLLRGILLLSNLFDDRPVITYIPLPKVKACITDRNGYPSYAPEFFCDITCCDDLIKFVEIKFDEPNCRANGKAWKATTWNRKVSWDDWGRCSTADVAEISVDPSYLSLLPELLNDETKQLEIKNLYFLNYPTLSVDDDDLLYMMGKVNEEDDTAWVVVVDMKRAALEALVPVSTQPSYTVTMYCPCTFPKYYLNITPDIGSPVEKDKSDKWPQARPSPNNSGGRVQRKRRKKKKQAQAADCWLEQPYLLYFVGCVLIAIFVKVFFHLSGM; this comes from the exons ATGGATATCTCCACAGTTTCCATCCGTCCCTCCACCATAATCGGCCCacgcgccgccgactccacctcCCTGCGCCCCGGCTATCCCGATTGGGTCTTACTCAACAAGACGGCGCGCATCTCCGACCAACGGAACGCGACCACTGCCTTGTGCCGCACGAGGGAGGGCCAAGCCGTCGCGGTGTCCTTCTGGCTCGTCGACCCGCCCGCCGTCTCCTACTTCTCCGTCCACTGCCCTGGTCTGGAAGACGACGATTTCTCCGACACCCCGCCCTTCCTTCTTTGCGCCGAGGGAGCCTTCGTCGTCTTCTGCGTCACCCTCGATGACTCCGTTCACCACTTCGTCTACTCCGCTCGAGGAATCCCCAGAGGGAAGCCGTCGCTGCACCGTCTCCCGGACCCGAAACCCAGGGTCGAAGCCTTCATGAGCCAGCAATTTGGCCTCTTGCCTTGCGGTAACGAGCACTATGCCGTGGCCTTCCTTCATCACCAGTGGGAATCTAGTGACCAGGCCTGGCATTATTATGCCTACATCTTCTCCTCCGAGACAAAGACATGGAAGAGAAGTAAGGAGGCCTTGCTCTACTTATCCAAGTCTGATCAGTTATTGTTTGATAGACATGCCAGCTCCAAGCAGATCACTGTCGGGGAAAGCTCATTGGGATGGGTTGATCTCTTGCGTGGTATTCTTCTTCTTAGCAACCTGTTCGACGATCGTCCTGTCATCACATACATACCGTTACCTAAAGTAAAGGCTTGCATCACCGATAGGAATGGTTATCCTTCCTACGCGCCGGAATTCTTCTGCGATATAACATGCTGCGATGATCTGATCAAGTTTGTCGAGATAAAATTCGATGAACCGAATTGCAGGGCCAATGGTAAAGCATGGAAGGCCACCACATGGAACAGGAAGGTCTCTTGGGATGATTGGGGCAGGTGCTCCACAGCTGATGTTGCTGAAATCTCGGTTGACCCAAGTTATTTGTCATTGTTGCCCGAGCTTTTGAATGATGAGACCAAACAGCTGGAAATTAAGAACCTGTATTTCCTTAACTACCCCACCCTGAGTGTGGACGACGATGATCTCCTTTACATGATGGGCAAGGTGAACGAGGAAGACGACACAGCCTGGGTAGTCGTTGTTGACATGAAACGTGCGGCTCTGgaggcattggtcccggtttctACCCAACCGTCATACACTGTTACGATGTACTGTCCGTGCACCTTCCCCAAGTACTACCTCAATATAACACCAG ACATTGGCAGTCCAGTTGAGAAGGATAAATCCGATAAATGGCCGCAAGCGAGACCCAGCCCCAATAACTCTGGAGGGCGTgtgcagaggaagaggaggaagaagaagaagcaggcaCAGGCTGCGGATTGCTGGTTGGAACAGCCCTATTTGCTGTATTTTGTTGGCTGCGTATTGATTGCGATCTTTGTAAAAGTGTTCTTTCATCTGTCTGGAATGTAA